ttaatattttaatgatataaagattaaataaaatatatagtttatttaaatataaactttcattataatgaatattcaaataatttattatacattaagTAAACACTATAATTATATGGAAATATCATATAATGATTAGCTTAAAAAATTCACTTATTTATAATGATTTAGAATCTCCATCTTTGTAATCAGTTATAAATTatcaataattaaaaagtatattattttatgatatattcataatttcaCATTTAAACTAcgcaaaaaattaaatctgTGAAAAAGATATTTACCATTAGTaccttttataaaatatttcacataacacaattttataaaataaatattaagattttttttttgtggaaaaaaaaaatatatacgtatcaatacatcaaaaatttttcatatccATACATcaaatgcaaaaaaagaCGTATTTTCCATTAacataagaataataataaattttcttaaataacCTAAACgaataatcattttttacaaaGTCCAGGTAAAAAACTGTAGTTAAGCAGAAAATAACACaccataatataattatatgattTATTCCATTACGTATTAATTTgagtttacatatatatattattcatgaaatttattttaatataccgatatatataaggagactatatatttaattaagaTAAGGTCATTCCATACAATACAaattgaatattatataaacagtCAAAAATACAGATTAACAAAAGAACTAAGAACATACTTTTTTACTGTCTCCCAATAAAAACAccaataaatatgtatagtgtttataatataaaaataattatcgTTGGAATGTATAACACTAAAGATATAACTATAAATGTTAAATTAATACTTACAGGGAACCACATATTACTTCTTATTTGATCTTTTTCTgaacttaatattttcatattttagaACTTTTCTATAGTAATAAATCATtccaaatataaatatgacaACAAATATAAGGAAAGGTACacagtaaaagaaaatagtTGACGCAGATATTTTCTCTAACATACCCCAACTGCTTTTACTTAACAAAGTGTTCAAAGCTCCCTCTACCCCAGACGCAACACCACCTCCTTTAGCTTCAACTGGCGATAACAACTCTAATAAACCCAACAAACCACCatctataaatttttctaatgAAAGATCTAATATGGGTAGTATTAATACCAGGATAACTAACAAAAGTAGGGAAATTCGTACTCTTCGCTTTTTACATgatagttttttatattccttaTATTCGATAGTCTTGATATTTTTAAGGTAATCTTCATAATcaagttttttaaatattttttcttcaaaatcgaaatattcttttgttttaGGTTTAccacatttatttttcttaacatTTTTACCGTATTCCTCAGTACTTATTGAACTTTTACATGAGTGTTTGTGCTTTCTTTTTGTTcctttattactattattattatatatatactttttttttttcactataTTATTTGGCATTTCTGCTCTAAAATCAATTACACTTGAATCCTTAtactgtttatatttttctaaaagtCGATAATTTctagaatttatttttctacaaTGATTGCATTTTTCAACcaagtttttatttaaagaactctaaaaaaaaattaaaaatgtaaatatttcttaattaAATGGTAAAATAATCTCATCATAAAGAAAagcattaataaaaatgaacacataaaatataaataatgaaaatgccTTTCAATAATACTATCATAACAAATCCTTGTAAATATAACGTACCCAAGGTAAAAGTATAAACAGTGaggttttaataaataagaacattattttttgttccatcATATAGCTTTCTAAAACTGCAGTATAATCAAAAAGaatgatttttattaaaatatattatacattcaATGACAAATCGTActacatgtatttttttaatttttgtttattattatttcatagatatataataatatatatatacataaagtGCACTTTACGTCGCAAAACTAAATAAAACACCTTTAAAAATGcataacaaatttttaatatttaatctatgaataaaaaaataacgttaaataaaatactataattttaattcattcataaatattcaatatatatatgataattatttaatgtgGTCAATTAATCACAATTTTCctttatagaaaatattcaaagtaacataaaaatatatgatatattaagaaataatcATTTAATTTACAGAATAACAAGTATAGAATATAGATCTATTGCTATATTTCATAGATTAGGATAGtaatttctaattttaatgaTGTTTTCTCATTATTAATTCTAATTTCTAAGATATTACACTTTGAAAAAAcgtgttatttattttataaaatattatttataataactataaaacaattgtaataaataatgaagtaGTCAATAAATTGTACAAATTTCTTTGTTTTGTGAAATATAACACATTTTTTAGTTTCAACATGCACAGATATATTAGGTTATGgttataatgtatttaaaaagttcaatttataatgtatgatacaaattgtaaataaaaatatacatttaaaaagtaaatgaGGACttactttttgttttaatttctcatttttaaaatacataatttttaattaaatttaattaatgccattatttctaaataaaaattttaaaaatcagTGCTCTTatagtttttatattttacctacatatatatatttgaaccaatattaatataatgcaaaaatataaaaaatacacacAATAAAATTACTAATTGAATGTTTGATGCAATTAccttaatttaaaaatattccgaatataaatttactcATGAGGTTAATATATAGGTCATTATATTTAAGTTAACAATATGGAAGTGTAACAATATGATTtaccaaaatatattatgtaataacTATTTCACTGAAAATTTTAGAGATAATATATTAGTTTCTTTTCAtacttttacaaaaatattctgtcagataaataattttacggATTTAGATTAAACAATAAAtgcaaataaatgaaaaaaaaagttttaaataatacttatagcaaaaaatatagtatgtTCAATTATTTCAGTTACATATGTGGTGTAAatcaaataataacaattataaaattgtCAAAAATTTACTGTAAAAAtcctaaattttattttaatttatttttaaaaatatattatttttccgGCGAATAAGTTAAGAAATTAacaacaatgaaaaaaaaataaaatttaaaatgctATATTGtagttaagaaaaaaaaaaaagatttatataggataaacataaacatattcTTTCAATATATACAAAGCAAGGAAAGTTAAATGTTAATCTACAAGTAATAATTCGTTTTAATAATAaccagaaaaaataataattttatactagagaattatagaaaatataaagcagcaatattataattaaatgtatattaacaaaagatttcattaaaatattattaaatgttctactatatattaattttaacgtacaacacatttttaatttgaatTTCTTTATAagcagaaatatatatattaagccATAATCGTTATTTCACaagaaagaatatattaaattacaaaTTAACCAACTTTCAAACATTcaaattcacaaaaaaaataaaaacatatatttcttacatttacatataagtatgattatgtatatttaggTTCATGCATAAAATctaagaaattattattatttttaatatgtcaATAAAGATATTATAGGTAGTACAAAACATTTATAagtttaagaaaataaatatattccttaCCATTCATTAAACGCTTCCAagaacttaatttttttttgttttataacatttttataataataaaaaattcctCGTATAATCATAATTCCCAATATTATAATAGGTAAgcaatatattaaaatactaaatattttaaatccTACATAATTGTTTGCTTTACATGTAGATGATAAGAATGTATCCAAAATACCCGTGGGAGCTTGACCACCTGAGGTTGTTTGTTCATTATATCCAAATATACCACATAATACATGTAATAATTTACCCGTAGATTCAAATTTCCCTAATGACAAATCTAATATAGGTAATATTAATACCA
The DNA window shown above is from Plasmodium brasilianum strain Bolivian I chromosome Unknown PB_00_12, whole genome shotgun sequence and carries:
- a CDS encoding fam-l protein, giving the protein MEQKIMFLFIKTSLFILLPWSSLNKNLVEKCNHCRKINSRNYRLLEKYKQYKDSSVIDFRAEMPNNIVKKKKYIYNNNSNKGTKRKHKHSCKSSISTEEYGKNVKKNKCGKPKTKEYFDFEEKIFKKLDYEDYLKNIKTIEYKEYKKLSCKKRRVRISLLLLVILVLILPILDLSLEKFIDGGLLGLLELLSPVEAKGGGVASGVEGALNTLLSKSSWGMLEKISASTIFFYCVPFLIFVVIFIFGMIYYYRKVLKYENIKFRKRSNKK